A window of Cohnella herbarum contains these coding sequences:
- a CDS encoding YugN family protein has product MLLDNTGLNGIRSDLGHLDDSSDKLGFVRWQWEYRRATYDLKLQDRSNGQDYFLRITTRAVEGKLENPDAILEVEAVYIGRATFPHGLDYESPIPEPILNTATQRAQELKKLLS; this is encoded by the coding sequence ATGTTACTCGACAATACGGGATTAAACGGAATTCGCAGCGACCTCGGACACCTGGACGATTCCAGCGATAAATTAGGCTTCGTACGTTGGCAATGGGAATATCGCCGCGCTACATATGACCTTAAGCTGCAAGATCGCTCGAATGGTCAAGATTATTTCTTGCGTATTACGACTAGAGCCGTTGAAGGCAAGCTAGAAAATCCGGACGCGATCCTTGAAGTGGAAGCCGTATATATCGGCCGCGCGACTTTCCCTCACGGACTCGATTACGAGTCTCCGATCCCAGAACCGATCTTGAATACCGCAACTCAGCGTGCGCAGGAATTAAAGAAGCTGCTCTCCTAG
- the ftsW gene encoding putative lipid II flippase FtsW, with product MKTPESGQRGTPDFLLLILTLLLVGFGLVMVFSASSSMAVSKPDFNNDALYFVKRQLMFVGLGTFVMLVMMNIHFQKYKKLFMLFFIGTLVLLFLVPIFGDTKNGATSWIFGIQPTEFAKLAIIMYLAAIIAKKDEKFRDFKKGLLPVMIVVGFFAFLIMLQPDFGSCAILVMCASAIVVAGGSNLKHILLSSGVLLGLAALGTSLYLLMNPGTDFGYRGARFTAFLDPLADQQGTGYHLTRSLEAFGHGGLFGTGLGNSVQKLFYLPYAYNDFIFAVIGEELGFVGTTIFILFYIVFLWRALIVSLRCPDIYGTLVGIGLVSLIAIQALINMGGVSGAIPITGVTLPFISYGGSSMLTLLTGMGILLSISREYNRVEKVSSDSGTNSSNSRFRKM from the coding sequence ATGAAGACTCCGGAGAGCGGCCAGCGGGGCACGCCAGATTTTCTGTTGCTTATTCTGACGCTTCTGCTCGTGGGTTTCGGACTGGTTATGGTATTCAGCGCAAGTTCAAGCATGGCGGTGTCCAAGCCTGACTTCAACAATGACGCTCTCTATTTCGTGAAGCGCCAATTGATGTTTGTCGGGCTAGGCACGTTTGTTATGCTCGTGATGATGAATATTCATTTTCAAAAATACAAGAAGCTGTTTATGTTGTTTTTCATCGGAACTCTCGTCCTGTTATTCCTCGTTCCGATATTCGGGGATACGAAAAACGGCGCTACCAGTTGGATCTTCGGCATTCAGCCGACGGAATTCGCCAAGCTGGCCATCATCATGTATTTGGCTGCTATCATCGCGAAGAAAGACGAGAAATTCCGCGACTTCAAGAAGGGACTTCTCCCGGTCATGATCGTCGTCGGATTTTTCGCCTTTCTTATTATGCTTCAACCGGATTTCGGTTCCTGCGCGATTCTCGTCATGTGCGCTTCGGCCATCGTCGTTGCGGGAGGGTCGAATCTGAAGCATATTCTGCTATCGTCAGGCGTTCTGCTCGGCCTTGCGGCGCTAGGTACAAGCTTGTATCTCCTAATGAATCCCGGTACCGATTTCGGTTATCGCGGAGCGCGTTTTACCGCGTTCTTGGATCCACTGGCGGACCAACAGGGGACCGGTTACCATCTGACGCGTTCCCTCGAAGCTTTCGGGCATGGAGGACTATTCGGAACCGGATTAGGCAATAGCGTGCAGAAGCTGTTTTACTTACCTTACGCTTATAACGATTTTATTTTTGCGGTCATCGGCGAAGAACTCGGGTTTGTCGGAACGACGATATTTATTTTGTTCTATATCGTTTTCCTATGGAGAGCGCTCATCGTTTCTCTTAGGTGCCCGGATATTTACGGAACGTTAGTCGGTATCGGCCTCGTGTCCTTGATCGCCATACAAGCGCTCATTAACATGGGCGGGGTAAGCGGCGCGATCCCTATTACCGGAGTCACTTTGCCCTTTATAAGCTACGGGGGCTCATCTATGCTAACATTGCTTACGGGCATGGGGATTCTCCTTAGCATCTCGAGGGAATATAACCGGGTCGAGAAGGTTTCTTCCGATTCCGGTACGAACTCCTCCAATTCCCGCTTTAGAAAAATGTAA
- a CDS encoding Asp23/Gls24 family envelope stress response protein, whose protein sequence is MTEELQQGLIRISDDVVATIAGLAALETPGVAAMSGGISEGLAKRLSGRNAQKGVSVEVGQVEAAIDLRIVVQYGIPIQEVGRRLQDNVREAVENMTGLNVVEVNVKVEGVAFKDEEQQDDAHRVK, encoded by the coding sequence ATGACGGAAGAGTTACAACAAGGATTGATTCGGATTTCAGATGATGTCGTCGCCACGATTGCCGGATTAGCGGCATTGGAGACCCCTGGAGTTGCCGCCATGTCGGGCGGGATTTCGGAAGGCTTGGCCAAACGGTTAAGCGGACGGAACGCGCAGAAGGGCGTTTCCGTCGAGGTAGGTCAAGTGGAGGCAGCCATAGATTTAAGAATCGTCGTGCAATACGGCATTCCTATTCAAGAGGTCGGACGCCGACTGCAGGATAACGTTCGGGAAGCCGTTGAGAACATGACCGGACTTAACGTTGTGGAAGTGAACGTGAAGGTCGAAGGCGTAGCCTTCAAGGATGAAGAGCAGCAGGATGATGCCCACCGGGTAAAGTAG
- the cax gene encoding calcium/proton exchanger yields the protein MKKLFFPLLIVTFLLSALSHYMKWGAVIEFACAGLAILFAAGLLGKATESVAHYAGQRLGGFLNATFGNAAELIIAIFLIKEGLFDIVKASLTGAIIGNLLLVLGASALVGGLKYKEQKFNVHLAGQNASLMLLAVIALFIPAIFVKTEHISEHDTMNISIIVAAFLIFAYLGWLFYSMFTHKSFLGDHEDTKADHGENAAWSKRMSIILLLVATVMVAFISEWLVHTLDTFSARFGLSELFVGAFVVAIVGNAAEHSAAVMLALKNKMGAAVEIAVGSSLQIALFVAPVLVFVSLLFGKEMNLIFTTIEIAAIGVAVLIATSISRDGSTTWFEGKLLLIVYAILGVSFYFV from the coding sequence TTGAAAAAGTTGTTTTTCCCTCTCCTGATCGTAACCTTCCTGCTGAGTGCCCTATCGCACTATATGAAGTGGGGAGCGGTGATCGAATTCGCCTGCGCGGGACTGGCGATCTTATTCGCGGCCGGGCTTCTCGGCAAAGCTACCGAATCCGTCGCCCATTATGCCGGACAACGCCTAGGCGGCTTCCTTAACGCGACGTTCGGCAACGCGGCTGAGCTCATTATCGCGATCTTCCTGATCAAGGAAGGGTTGTTCGACATCGTCAAGGCCAGCCTCACCGGCGCGATCATCGGTAACCTGCTCCTCGTCCTTGGAGCAAGCGCGTTAGTCGGCGGACTAAAGTACAAGGAACAGAAGTTTAACGTTCACTTAGCCGGGCAGAACGCGTCTCTGATGCTGTTAGCGGTTATCGCCCTATTCATTCCCGCGATCTTCGTCAAAACCGAGCACATCTCGGAGCATGATACGATGAACATTAGCATCATCGTCGCGGCGTTCCTTATTTTCGCTTATCTCGGTTGGTTATTCTATTCCATGTTTACTCACAAAAGCTTCTTAGGAGACCACGAAGATACGAAAGCGGATCATGGCGAGAACGCTGCTTGGTCTAAGCGAATGTCCATCATTTTGTTGCTTGTCGCCACCGTAATGGTTGCTTTCATAAGCGAATGGCTCGTTCATACGCTTGATACCTTCTCCGCTCGCTTCGGCTTGTCCGAGTTGTTCGTCGGAGCCTTCGTCGTCGCGATCGTCGGCAACGCGGCAGAGCACAGCGCGGCGGTTATGTTAGCGCTGAAAAACAAAATGGGAGCGGCAGTCGAGATCGCCGTCGGCAGCAGTTTGCAGATCGCTTTGTTCGTCGCCCCCGTGCTTGTCTTCGTTAGCCTATTGTTCGGCAAAGAAATGAACCTTATCTTTACGACGATCGAGATCGCCGCAATCGGGGTCGCAGTATTGATCGCCACTTCCATATCGAGGGATGGGTCCACGACCTGGTTCGAAGGCAAGCTGCTATTGATCGTGTACGCCATTCTGGGCGTCTCGTTTTACTTCGTCTAG
- a CDS encoding YlaN family protein, translating to MAASDTLVDLNEKAIRLLQEDADKIEKLIAIQMENLTTRKCPLYEEVLDTQMYGFSRAVDFAVRTGLVVEGAGKLLISQLERNLAILYEALEKKEE from the coding sequence ATGGCAGCATCGGATACTTTGGTCGATCTGAATGAAAAGGCAATACGTCTGCTCCAGGAAGATGCAGATAAAATCGAAAAGTTGATCGCGATCCAGATGGAAAATCTGACGACCCGCAAATGCCCGCTATATGAGGAAGTTCTGGACACCCAGATGTACGGTTTCTCGAGAGCGGTTGATTTCGCGGTACGGACAGGATTAGTCGTTGAAGGCGCAGGGAAATTGCTGATCAGCCAGTTGGAACGGAATCTGGCGATTTTATACGAGGCTTTGGAGAAGAAAGAAGAGTAG
- a CDS encoding HPr family phosphocarrier protein: protein MSNNAAIVELSQAANKFRSSIVLQAENKYIDVKSILGLFTTLVGNFSYELHVHGPDAEEAKKELGSIFAKHNLNVKVVE, encoded by the coding sequence ATGTCTAATAATGCGGCTATTGTAGAGTTGTCCCAAGCGGCTAACAAATTCCGTTCTTCCATCGTTCTTCAAGCTGAGAACAAGTACATCGACGTTAAAAGTATCCTGGGCTTGTTTACGACGCTAGTCGGCAATTTTTCTTATGAACTTCACGTTCATGGGCCGGATGCGGAAGAAGCGAAGAAAGAATTGGGATCGATTTTCGCTAAGCACAACTTGAACGTTAAAGTAGTGGAATAG
- a CDS encoding aminopeptidase, producing MRDSRLQKLAANLAGYSIKVQPGDNVLIEMIGTERELLKSLIEEVARLGGNPFVEIEDRSVTRALLKNANEEQLSTWAAYDLERMKQMQGYIGIRAGENVNELADVPADKMKLYDRIHRHPVHLEQRVKKTKWVVLRYPNSSMAQLANMSTEAFEDFYFDVCNLDYAKMDRAMDPLQHLMSKTDKVRIVSPGTDLTFSIKGIGAQKCSGERNIPDGEVYSCPVRDSVNGTIAYNTPSVYNGFTYENIKFTFENGKIVEATANDTDRINALLDSDDGARHIGEFSLGFNPYILHPMKDTLFDEKIAGSLHFTPGQAYEVTDNGNRSSIHWDLVLIQRPEYGGGEVYFDDVLIRKDGIFVIPELEGLNPDSLK from the coding sequence ATGCGGGATTCGCGATTGCAAAAACTAGCCGCCAACTTGGCGGGATATTCCATTAAGGTTCAACCGGGAGACAACGTGCTTATCGAGATGATCGGCACCGAGAGAGAACTGCTGAAGAGCTTGATCGAAGAGGTAGCCCGGCTAGGGGGAAACCCGTTCGTTGAAATCGAGGATCGTTCCGTAACTCGGGCTTTGTTGAAAAATGCGAACGAAGAGCAATTGTCGACTTGGGCTGCTTACGATCTCGAGAGAATGAAGCAGATGCAAGGCTATATCGGAATTCGCGCAGGAGAGAACGTGAACGAACTCGCCGACGTACCGGCCGATAAAATGAAATTGTACGATCGGATTCATCGTCACCCGGTTCATCTGGAGCAACGGGTGAAGAAGACGAAATGGGTCGTGTTGCGCTATCCGAACAGTTCCATGGCGCAATTGGCTAACATGAGCACGGAAGCGTTCGAGGACTTTTACTTTGACGTTTGCAACTTGGACTATGCCAAAATGGATCGTGCGATGGATCCCTTGCAGCACCTTATGAGCAAGACGGATAAAGTAAGGATCGTATCTCCGGGAACCGATCTTACTTTCTCGATTAAAGGAATCGGCGCGCAGAAATGTTCCGGAGAACGTAATATCCCGGACGGAGAAGTCTATTCCTGCCCGGTGCGCGATTCCGTGAACGGTACGATCGCTTACAATACGCCTAGCGTATATAACGGTTTTACCTACGAGAATATCAAATTTACGTTCGAGAACGGTAAAATCGTCGAAGCGACCGCCAACGACACGGACCGCATCAACGCGTTGCTGGACAGCGATGACGGAGCGCGACATATCGGCGAGTTTAGCCTAGGCTTTAACCCGTACATTTTGCATCCGATGAAGGATACGCTATTCGACGAGAAAATCGCGGGAAGCCTGCACTTTACGCCAGGGCAAGCCTACGAGGTAACCGACAACGGAAACCGCTCCTCGATTCATTGGGACCTCGTATTGATCCAAAGACCGGAATACGGCGGCGGGGAAGTGTACTTCGACGATGTCCTTATCCGCAAGGACGGAATATTCGTCATTCCCGAACTCGAAGGCTTGAACCCGGATTCCTTGAAATAA
- a CDS encoding sensor domain-containing diguanylate cyclase encodes MVNKRKTQQQQEMPDEFENPSRTRQQLPGWLQKQDLSEADLPYIHPLLVSSFTSWQEEVDGFPWLGGDLILLHPDGTRISADIQTEENDSDFLSWDAGEIGPTAASTALETCRPTLSRADEHMHPKLKAFDSIAVPIFTRTTGFPCAIAACLLPAGTAQAGDLKLLQAAALHIRTCIYRHFENLFVGGLLRERKLSKKEESRRDILFDVMRRLNDHIEVENVLTEVLDSLEKLYPICKADLFLSQDYNSSNEKVKPLAFHLNDMDLCKSAFVDGKIREERIGGRHQLALPLSGKQGVYGVLRLDLPDTEFDEADIGFLSMLAAAAGAAFEKAKLHEQANVLVGELRLINELTQRLNSSLKLSDTMQFASTELLGIFKSDFCCILQFDKASQEFIVISANVAEMIGEAYSSEYGFCGVMWSTKEPIILSDYCSATPVSSHLMDVTNSRSLLASPLLLNGDVIGAVMIAKREPNHFSYDNYKLLQVLSAHLGLAMSNATLHAEVRRMVITDNLTGLYARHYLNERIGRKQTRDSSGSLIVVDIDHFKKINDTYGHQVGDDILIQVSGIIRTSIRDSDIAARWGGEELAIYLPLLGLEQTERVAERIRQRVEGETKPQVTVSCGISEWRIADEKISVESLFYKADMALYEAKHHGRNCIVVG; translated from the coding sequence ATGGTCAATAAGAGGAAGACACAGCAACAACAAGAAATGCCGGACGAATTCGAGAATCCATCCCGCACCCGTCAGCAGTTGCCAGGTTGGCTGCAGAAGCAGGATCTATCAGAAGCGGACCTTCCTTATATTCATCCATTGCTAGTAAGCAGCTTTACGAGCTGGCAGGAGGAAGTAGACGGCTTCCCATGGCTGGGCGGGGATTTAATATTGCTTCATCCGGACGGTACGAGAATATCGGCCGACATACAAACGGAAGAGAACGATTCCGATTTCTTGTCATGGGACGCGGGAGAGATCGGGCCTACGGCCGCGAGCACTGCGCTTGAGACATGTCGTCCAACGCTAAGTCGTGCCGATGAACATATGCACCCGAAGCTTAAGGCGTTCGACTCGATCGCCGTTCCTATTTTTACCCGCACGACCGGATTTCCATGCGCGATAGCCGCATGTTTGTTGCCGGCGGGCACCGCTCAAGCCGGTGACCTTAAGCTGCTGCAAGCGGCGGCGCTCCACATTCGAACTTGCATTTACCGGCATTTCGAGAATTTATTCGTGGGCGGTCTATTAAGGGAACGTAAGCTTTCGAAGAAAGAAGAAAGCCGCAGAGATATTCTGTTCGACGTGATGCGTAGGCTGAACGACCATATCGAAGTCGAGAACGTTCTGACAGAAGTGCTAGATAGCTTAGAGAAGTTATATCCGATTTGCAAAGCGGATTTGTTCTTATCCCAAGACTATAACAGTTCGAACGAGAAGGTAAAGCCTTTGGCCTTTCATCTCAACGATATGGATCTGTGCAAGTCGGCTTTCGTGGATGGGAAAATACGCGAAGAACGTATCGGCGGACGTCATCAGCTCGCATTGCCTTTGTCGGGTAAACAGGGCGTGTACGGAGTGCTGAGACTGGATTTGCCAGACACCGAGTTCGACGAAGCGGATATCGGTTTCTTGTCGATGTTAGCAGCGGCGGCGGGAGCGGCGTTCGAGAAGGCGAAGCTGCACGAGCAAGCTAATGTATTGGTCGGCGAACTGCGATTGATCAACGAGCTTACGCAGCGGCTTAACAGCAGCCTAAAGCTTTCGGATACGATGCAATTTGCTTCGACGGAGCTGCTCGGCATATTTAAATCCGACTTTTGCTGCATTCTGCAATTCGATAAGGCTTCGCAGGAATTTATCGTCATTTCCGCTAACGTGGCTGAAATGATCGGAGAAGCTTATTCGAGCGAATACGGCTTTTGCGGAGTGATGTGGTCGACCAAGGAGCCGATTATTTTATCGGATTATTGTTCCGCGACGCCTGTGTCGTCCCACCTAATGGACGTGACGAACTCAAGATCGCTCTTGGCTTCTCCGCTATTGTTGAACGGAGACGTCATAGGCGCCGTAATGATCGCGAAAAGAGAGCCCAACCACTTCTCTTACGACAATTACAAGCTGTTGCAGGTATTGTCGGCTCATCTCGGTTTGGCGATGTCCAATGCCACGCTTCACGCGGAAGTGCGGAGAATGGTCATTACCGATAATTTAACCGGATTGTATGCTCGCCATTATTTGAACGAAAGAATCGGTCGCAAGCAGACGAGGGACAGCTCAGGTTCGCTTATCGTCGTCGATATCGATCATTTCAAGAAAATCAACGATACTTACGGACATCAGGTCGGAGACGATATCCTGATTCAGGTCAGCGGCATTATTCGCACTTCGATCCGCGATAGCGATATCGCAGCCAGATGGGGCGGAGAAGAACTCGCGATCTATTTGCCGTTGCTTGGCTTAGAGCAGACGGAACGGGTGGCGGAGAGAATCCGGCAAAGGGTCGAAGGCGAGACGAAGCCGCAAGTCACGGTTTCATGCGGAATTTCGGAATGGCGGATAGCCGACGAAAAGATCAGCGTAGAATCGTTGTTCTACAAAGCGGATATGGCGTTGTACGAAGCGAAACACCATGGACGAAACTGCATCGTGGTCGGTTAA
- the rpsD gene encoding 30S ribosomal protein S4, giving the protein MSRYTGPKFKLSRRLGISLSGSGKELKRAFPPGQHGANTRRKISGYGMQLQEKQKLRHMYGLNEKQFRNLFDRASKQQGIAGENFMFLLESRLDNLVYRLGWANSRYGSRQLVSHGHVTVNGKKVDIASYIVQVGDKIGLRERSRSLKSIKEASEGRHHLPGYVEYDANAMEGKYIRLPDRGELSQDIDVKQIVEFYSR; this is encoded by the coding sequence ATGTCAAGATATACAGGTCCTAAGTTCAAGTTAAGTCGCCGCCTTGGAATTTCTCTGAGCGGATCCGGTAAAGAATTGAAACGCGCATTCCCTCCTGGACAACACGGTGCTAATACGCGCCGCAAAATCAGCGGATACGGCATGCAATTGCAAGAAAAACAAAAACTTCGCCATATGTACGGTTTGAACGAGAAGCAATTCCGCAACTTGTTCGATCGCGCGTCGAAGCAACAAGGTATTGCCGGCGAGAACTTCATGTTCTTGCTCGAAAGCCGCCTCGACAACCTCGTGTATCGTCTAGGTTGGGCTAACTCCCGTTACGGGTCCCGCCAATTGGTATCTCACGGCCACGTGACTGTCAACGGCAAGAAAGTCGACATCGCTTCCTACATCGTGCAAGTAGGCGACAAAATCGGTCTTCGCGAGCGTTCCCGCTCCCTGAAATCGATCAAAGAAGCTTCCGAAGGTCGTCACCACCTTCCTGGCTATGTAGAATACGATGCCAACGCTATGGAAGGCAAGTACATTCGTCTTCCGGACCGCGGCGAGCTGTCCCAAGATATCGACGTTAAACAAATCGTCGAGTTCTACAGCCGTTAA
- a CDS encoding DUF1450 domain-containing protein, with protein MKKIKYCCRNFKHGSKAVYKTLKAEFPDMKQKKKDCLGECKLCTKQCMVLIGKAEIIVAPSPEALYEKLKHRIG; from the coding sequence ATGAAAAAAATCAAGTACTGCTGCAGAAACTTCAAGCACGGCTCCAAAGCAGTCTATAAGACGCTCAAGGCTGAGTTTCCCGATATGAAACAGAAGAAAAAAGACTGCCTAGGCGAATGCAAGCTTTGCACGAAGCAGTGCATGGTGTTGATCGGCAAAGCCGAAATCATCGTCGCCCCCTCTCCTGAAGCGCTGTACGAGAAATTAAAGCACCGGATAGGATGA
- a CDS encoding ferritin: MLKDDLTKALNDQLNFELYSAHVYLAIAAYCSGESLDGFANFFMVQAEEEKFHAMKLYKYLNDRGKRVTMSGMETPNNEYGSTLDAFEHAYEHEQEVTRRIYHLSDLAMNDREHATIQFLKWFIDEQVEEEAMFDSIINKLKRIDKDSNAFFMLDAEFAQRTFTPPAL; this comes from the coding sequence ATGTTAAAAGACGATCTCACCAAAGCTTTGAACGACCAGCTAAATTTCGAACTATATTCCGCTCATGTCTACCTGGCTATCGCCGCGTACTGCTCGGGCGAAAGCTTGGACGGATTCGCGAATTTCTTCATGGTGCAAGCCGAAGAGGAGAAATTCCACGCGATGAAGCTCTATAAGTATTTGAACGATCGCGGCAAACGCGTCACGATGTCCGGCATGGAAACGCCGAACAACGAATACGGTTCGACGCTGGACGCGTTCGAACATGCTTACGAGCACGAGCAAGAAGTTACAAGACGTATTTATCACCTCTCCGATCTCGCCATGAACGATCGGGAGCACGCGACGATTCAATTTTTGAAATGGTTTATCGACGAGCAGGTCGAAGAGGAAGCGATGTTCGACAGCATCATCAACAAACTCAAGCGCATCGACAAAGACAGCAATGCCTTCTTCATGCTCGACGCGGAATTCGCCCAGCGGACTTTCACGCCTCCGGCACTGTAA
- a CDS encoding ABC transporter substrate-binding protein, with protein sequence MNKKLSILSLLAILLVALISACGKNNGNGEASSQAASSAPASETPSPAQETEVVKKDVTIRIYQFKVEIAEALNKMAKDYEAETGVKVEVETHGGGEDYSALLKATLAAGEEPEIFNSSGWAGFEPYVDRATDLTNEPWAKDLVEASKAQITRDGKLLGMPMNLEAYGFTYNKDLFAKAGITELPQTLEDLEAAAKKLKDAGIIPFALTNEWWSMGIHTLNIALANQADPAAFIEEIKAGTKTFKDDPIMKQWIRLVDIMFANGQEKAITTDYNTQVAEFASGKYAMIQHGNWIQGMVDEVDPSLNLGMLPVPLLDKPNVFTGVPNNWIVNNKSAHPEEAKAFLNWMVTSETGKKYISTDFKFVPALNSIAPNPEAVGKIAGDFAVFAPANPSQVKSWNWDRFPDGITQQWGAAMQEYLGKQINGDQLLEKFDKAVADIVKR encoded by the coding sequence ATGAACAAAAAGTTATCGATCTTGTCCTTGCTTGCCATACTGCTTGTCGCGCTGATCAGCGCATGCGGTAAAAATAACGGAAACGGCGAAGCAAGCAGTCAGGCGGCTTCGTCCGCGCCTGCTTCCGAAACGCCTTCCCCGGCTCAAGAAACCGAGGTTGTTAAGAAAGACGTTACGATTCGCATCTATCAATTTAAGGTCGAGATCGCAGAAGCATTGAACAAAATGGCTAAGGATTACGAGGCGGAGACCGGAGTTAAAGTCGAAGTGGAGACGCACGGCGGCGGCGAAGATTATAGCGCGTTGCTGAAAGCGACGCTTGCCGCTGGCGAAGAACCCGAAATATTCAACTCGTCCGGTTGGGCGGGATTCGAGCCTTACGTGGATCGGGCGACCGATTTGACGAACGAACCTTGGGCGAAAGACTTAGTCGAAGCCTCGAAGGCGCAAATTACTCGCGACGGCAAGCTTCTCGGCATGCCGATGAACCTGGAAGCTTACGGTTTTACTTATAATAAGGATTTGTTCGCCAAAGCCGGGATTACCGAACTCCCGCAGACGCTTGAGGATCTTGAGGCGGCGGCTAAGAAATTGAAAGACGCGGGAATCATTCCGTTCGCTCTTACGAACGAGTGGTGGTCGATGGGGATTCACACGCTCAATATCGCATTGGCTAACCAGGCAGATCCTGCCGCTTTCATCGAAGAGATCAAAGCCGGCACGAAAACGTTCAAAGACGATCCGATTATGAAGCAATGGATTCGGTTGGTCGATATTATGTTCGCTAACGGTCAAGAGAAGGCGATCACGACGGACTATAACACTCAAGTCGCGGAATTCGCTTCCGGCAAATACGCGATGATCCAGCATGGAAACTGGATCCAAGGGATGGTCGACGAAGTCGATCCGAGTCTGAATCTAGGCATGCTGCCCGTGCCGCTTCTCGACAAGCCGAACGTCTTCACTGGCGTGCCTAACAACTGGATCGTGAACAACAAATCCGCTCATCCGGAAGAAGCGAAAGCGTTCTTGAATTGGATGGTAACGTCCGAAACCGGTAAAAAATACATTTCCACCGACTTTAAGTTCGTACCGGCCCTCAATTCCATCGCTCCGAACCCGGAAGCGGTAGGCAAGATCGCGGGAGATTTCGCGGTATTTGCCCCGGCTAACCCTTCCCAAGTGAAGAGTTGGAACTGGGATCGATTCCCTGACGGAATTACGCAGCAGTGGGGAGCGGCTATGCAAGAATACTTGGGCAAACAAATCAACGGCGATCAATTGCTCGAGAAGTTCGATAAAGCCGTTGCGGATATCGTGAAAAGATAA
- a CDS encoding carbohydrate ABC transporter permease — protein METRKRYSAGLFAAEIIAILVALLFLSPFYFLIVNSFKKLKEILLDAAKLPEHFGFDNFRRAWEAIDFPVVFMHSVVLTSLSVTGLVIVSSMTAYRIVRHPSLFNRLLFTVFVAAMIIPFQSVMLPLMKISAMFELRGHLYGIVICYLGFGVSLSMFLFHGFIKSVPREIEEAAVVDGCSPYGVFWKIVFPILRPIVATVVILNVLWIWNDYLLPVLVVNNTYTTIPLAIQLFFGQYLRKWDMAMAALTLSTIPIVLFFLFLQKHIVEGIAAGSIKG, from the coding sequence ATGGAAACGAGGAAACGATATTCGGCGGGGTTATTCGCGGCGGAAATCATCGCGATTCTGGTGGCGCTCCTCTTCTTGTCGCCGTTCTACTTTCTGATCGTCAATTCGTTCAAGAAGCTTAAAGAAATACTGCTGGACGCGGCCAAGCTGCCGGAGCATTTCGGTTTCGATAACTTTCGCCGGGCTTGGGAGGCCATCGATTTTCCGGTCGTGTTCATGCATTCGGTCGTGTTGACGAGCTTGAGCGTAACGGGACTGGTAATCGTAAGTTCAATGACGGCTTATCGGATCGTGCGCCATCCCAGTTTGTTTAATCGGCTGTTGTTTACCGTCTTCGTAGCGGCAATGATCATTCCTTTTCAATCGGTTATGCTGCCGCTTATGAAAATAAGCGCGATGTTCGAATTAAGAGGACACCTGTACGGGATCGTGATTTGTTATTTGGGCTTCGGCGTTTCGCTGTCGATGTTCCTGTTTCACGGATTTATCAAATCTGTGCCCAGAGAGATCGAAGAGGCCGCGGTTGTGGACGGTTGTTCCCCGTACGGCGTGTTCTGGAAAATCGTATTCCCGATCCTGCGGCCGATCGTGGCAACGGTCGTCATCTTGAACGTGCTTTGGATATGGAACGATTATTTGCTGCCGGTATTGGTCGTCAACAATACGTATACGACGATCCCTCTTGCGATCCAGCTATTCTTCGGTCAATATTTACGAAAATGGGACATGGCCATGGCCGCTTTAACTTTAAGCACGATCCCGATCGTTCTTTTCTTTCTATTCCTGCAAAAGCACATCGTCGAAGGGATTGCGGCCGGATCGATCAAAGGCTAA